The DNA segment CGTTTCGGGCGGGCTGACGATCACGGTGATGCCGCTGACCTACTCGATCGCGAACGGACTCGCCGCGGGGATCATCGCCTACCCGGTCATCAGGACCGCGACGGGCGAACCCCGCGAGGTCCGACTCGGGCAGTGGCTGCTCGCGGCCGCGCTCGTGGGCTACTTCTACGTTCAGACCAGCGGCATGCTGCTCTGATCGTCGTACTGCCCCACGGTCGTGCGACCGACGGGCACCCGCACCGTACATTCTTCCCGCTCGAAGTCCTACCGACGGTGATGGCACCGATCCAGTTCTACGAGCTTGACGGCTGTCCGTTCTGCGCGAAGGTTCGAACGACGCTCGACGACCTCGGCGTCGAGTACGAGACCCACTCGGTTCCGAGCAGCCACGGCAAACGAACCGAGGTGGAGGAGATCAGCGGCCAGACCGAGGTCCCGATGATCGTCGATCCCGACAACGGGGTCGAGGGGATGCACGAGAGCGACGACATCGTCGAGTACCTCAACGAGACGTACGCCTGAGCGAGGGACCCTCTGACGGGCCGGTCCGTACGGATCGACGCGGATTACCCGCCGTCCCGATTGTCGAACGGCGGCTCCGGTCGAACCCGTCTGAATCTGACGAAGCGGTAGCTGTTCGTCGTTCGATCCTGCTAGATGGAGCTTCCTCCGGCGGAGCTACGCGTGTTCCTCCGGCGGGGTGGTGCGCTCGCGAATCAGCTCGCGGAGCTCCTCGCCGTCGCGCATCGATTCGGCCTCCTCGCGCTCGACGAACGCGGTCCCCTCGACCTCGCGTCGGGGGATTCGATCGACGAAGTAGACCGATCGGGTGCGCGTTACCCTTCCGATCGACCCCATGATGCGGGCGCGTTTTTCCGCGGCCTCGGTGAACGTCGAGTTGCCGGTGAGGACGTTCTCTTCCTCGCTGGTGTCCTCGCCGACGGCCTTGAAGGGCGCACGGTTCGTCGGGTGGACGTCGAAACCGGCCTGCGTGAGCACGGCGACGATCCCCTCGTCGTCGGGGCTGACGTCGGGGTCGGCGGGCGTGGGTTCGGCGTCGCGGACCTCCTCGGCTCCGTCGAGGACGTCCACCGGGCTCGTTAGCGGCGCCTCGAACAGCTCCTCGAGCTGCATCGCGACCTCGATCGAGGCGTTCATCCCGTCCTCGTACTTCGAGACCGTTCGCCGGGAGACGCCGAGCTCGGTCGCGAGCTGGCCCAGACTCCAGCCGCGCCGCTCGCGTTCGTCGGCGAGGACGTCGGCGTCGATGCTGACGTACAGTCCGCCCGGGGCGGCGTAGATCAGCGGCGGAACCTCCTCGACGAACAGGTCCATCGCGGTGTCGGGGCTGAACGCGGGAACGCCGTGGCGGAAGTAGACCACGCCGGGCTTGAGCTCCTCGTCACGGGTACGGAGCCCGATGACGAACGGCGTCGCGTCGAGGTACGTGCCGAGCCGGCGCATCTCCCCGCCCGTCGCCGCGTCGAAGCCGTCGACGTTGCCGAGGATCTTCACCAGGATCAAGTCCGCTCCCCGGCGGGCGGCCACGTCGAAGCTCTTCGGACGGATCGCACACCGGTCGCTCACCACGAAGCCCGCGTCCTCGAGCATCGCGGTCACGTTTCCGACCAGTGCTGACCGGGACATGTTCCTATATAAGTCATTCGTCCCATATAGGTGTTGTGACGGGTCGGACCCGCGAGCCGCCGTTCTCCCGCGCACGACCGGGGGTATATACCGCCAGTCGAAAGCCGTTAGCCGCTCGGCCGGTTACGACTCCCGATGACGACCGTCGGAATCGACGACACCGACTCGCGCACGCGCGGGATGTGCACCACCTACGTCGGCGCTCGGATCGCCGCCGCCCTCCGCGAGCGGGACGTCCGGGTCGATCGCCCGGCTCTGGTTCGGCTCAACCCCGCGATCGAGCACAAGACCCGGGGCAACGCGGCCGTCGCCGTCCACGCCGACTGCGACCCCGAGACCGGCTTCGAGGTCGCCCGCGACCTGATCGACCGCCTGGCCGAGACCGACGATCCGAACACACAGCCCGGACTCGTCGTCACGCCCGGTGTCGACCGACCGCCTGAAGCCGTCCGCGAGTTCGCCCGCCGGGCGGTCCGTGAGCGCCACGACCTCGAGGACGCACTCGCGCTGATCGAGAGGGCCGAGTACCGGCAGGCCGGCTGGTCGGGCGGACGCGGACGGATCGGCGCGCTCGCCGCGGTGGGCGCCCGGGACGCGTTCGAGGGGTGGACCTACGAGCGGATCAGCTATCGCGAGCGCGAACGCTGGGGGACCCCGCGGGAGGTCGATCCGGAGAGCGTCTTCGCTGCCGCCGACGCGGCCTACCCCGAGGCCTGGGACACCGTCGACCGGGGGACCGGCGACCTCGTCTGCGTTCCGAGCGCCCCGGGCCCGATCCTCCACGGGATCCGCGGCGACGACCCCGAGAGCGTCCGTGAGGTCGCCGACGCGATCGAGAGCGAACCGATCGAGCGAAGCGCGCTGTTCGTCACCAACCAGGGGACGGACGCCCACCTCCGCGACGGGGAGGTCGCCACCGTCGAGGACGGCCGCGCCTACCGCCTCGAGGGCCGTGTCGCGAGCGAACCCGAGACGCGCCGCGGCGGCCACGTCTTCCTCGCGCTCGAGGACGGCGGGACGACGATGGCGTGTGCGGCGTTCGAGCCGACCAAACGGTTCCGGAATCGGGTGCGTGTGCTCCGTTCCGGCGACCGGATCGTCGCCTGCGGCGAGGTCTCGGAGGGGACGCTCAAGCTCGAGAAGTTCGCGGTGCGCGAGCTGAACCGAATCGCCTACGAGACGCCCGACTGCCCCCGTTGTGAGCGGTCGATGGAGAGCGCCGGACGC comes from the Halalkalicoccus sp. CG83 genome and includes:
- a CDS encoding glutathione S-transferase N-terminal domain-containing protein, producing MAPIQFYELDGCPFCAKVRTTLDDLGVEYETHSVPSSHGKRTEVEEISGQTEVPMIVDPDNGVEGMHESDDIVEYLNETYA
- a CDS encoding transcriptional regulator, giving the protein MSRSALVGNVTAMLEDAGFVVSDRCAIRPKSFDVAARRGADLILVKILGNVDGFDAATGGEMRRLGTYLDATPFVIGLRTRDEELKPGVVYFRHGVPAFSPDTAMDLFVEEVPPLIYAAPGGLYVSIDADVLADERERRGWSLGQLATELGVSRRTVSKYEDGMNASIEVAMQLEELFEAPLTSPVDVLDGAEEVRDAEPTPADPDVSPDDEGIVAVLTQAGFDVHPTNRAPFKAVGEDTSEEENVLTGNSTFTEAAEKRARIMGSIGRVTRTRSVYFVDRIPRREVEGTAFVEREEAESMRDGEELRELIRERTTPPEEHA
- a CDS encoding tRNA(Ile)(2)-agmatinylcytidine synthase produces the protein MTTVGIDDTDSRTRGMCTTYVGARIAAALRERDVRVDRPALVRLNPAIEHKTRGNAAVAVHADCDPETGFEVARDLIDRLAETDDPNTQPGLVVTPGVDRPPEAVREFARRAVRERHDLEDALALIERAEYRQAGWSGGRGRIGALAAVGARDAFEGWTYERISYRERERWGTPREVDPESVFAAADAAYPEAWDTVDRGTGDLVCVPSAPGPILHGIRGDDPESVREVADAIESEPIERSALFVTNQGTDAHLRDGEVATVEDGRAYRLEGRVASEPETRRGGHVFLALEDGGTTMACAAFEPTKRFRNRVRVLRSGDRIVACGEVSEGTLKLEKFAVRELNRIAYETPDCPRCERSMESAGRDQGYRCRDCGTRAERKVEVEMDRAIETGWYEVPPCARRHVAKPLVRGGFDAPIHPER